The following proteins are co-located in the Helicobacter acinonychis genome:
- the ureB gene encoding urease subunit beta — protein sequence MKKINRKEYASMYGPTTGDRVRLGDTDLIAEVEHDYTIYGEELKFGGGKTLREGMSQSNNPSKEELDLIITNALIIDYTGIYKADIGIKDGKIAGIGKGGNKDMQDGVKNNLSVGPATEALAGEGLIVTAGGIDTHIHFISPQQIPTAFASGVTTMIGGGTGPADGTNATTITPGRRNLKWMLRAAEEYSMNLGFLGKGNASNDASLTDQIEAGAIGFKIHEDWGTTPSAINHALDIADKYDVQVAIHTDTLNEAGCVEDTMAAIAGRTMHTFHTEGAGGGHAPDIIKVAGEHNILPASTNPTIPFTVNTEAEHMDMLMVCHHLDKSIKEDVQFADSRIRPQTIAAEDTLHDMGIFSITSSDSQAMGRVGEVITRTWQTADKNKKEFGRLKEEKGDNDNFRIKRYLSKYTINPAIAHGISEYVGSVEVGKVADLVLWSPAFFGVKPNMIIKGGFIALSQMGDANASIPTPQPVYYREMFAHHGKAKYDANITFVSQAAYDKGIKEELGLERQVLPVKNCRNITKKDMQFNDTTAHIEVNPETYHVFVDGKEVTSKPANKVTLAQLFSIF from the coding sequence ATGAAAAAGATTAACAGAAAAGAATACGCATCTATGTATGGTCCTACCACAGGCGATAGAGTGAGATTGGGCGATACAGATTTAATCGCTGAAGTAGAACATGACTACACCATTTATGGCGAAGAGCTTAAATTTGGTGGCGGTAAAACTTTAAGAGAAGGCATGAGTCAATCTAACAACCCTAGCAAGGAAGAATTGGATTTGATCATCACTAACGCTTTGATCATTGACTACACCGGTATTTATAAAGCGGATATTGGCATTAAAGATGGCAAAATCGCTGGTATTGGTAAAGGCGGTAACAAAGACATGCAAGATGGCGTTAAAAACAATCTTAGCGTGGGTCCTGCTACTGAAGCGCTAGCCGGTGAAGGCTTGATCGTAACTGCTGGTGGGATTGACACACACATCCACTTCATTTCACCCCAACAAATCCCTACAGCTTTTGCAAGCGGTGTAACCACAATGATTGGTGGAGGAACTGGGCCTGCTGATGGCACTAACGCAACCACTATCACTCCAGGTAGAAGAAATTTAAAATGGATGCTTAGAGCGGCTGAAGAATATTCTATGAATTTAGGTTTCTTAGGTAAAGGTAACGCTTCTAATGACGCAAGCTTGACCGATCAAATTGAAGCCGGTGCGATTGGTTTTAAAATCCACGAAGATTGGGGTACCACTCCATCTGCAATCAACCATGCATTAGATATTGCGGATAAATACGATGTGCAAGTCGCTATCCACACAGACACTTTGAATGAAGCCGGTTGTGTAGAAGACACTATGGCAGCGATTGCTGGGCGCACTATGCACACTTTCCACACTGAAGGTGCTGGTGGCGGACACGCTCCTGATATTATTAAAGTAGCCGGTGAACACAACATTCTACCCGCTTCAACTAACCCTACTATCCCTTTCACCGTGAATACAGAAGCAGAGCATATGGACATGCTTATGGTATGCCACCACTTGGATAAAAGCATTAAAGAAGATGTTCAGTTCGCTGATTCAAGGATCCGCCCTCAAACCATTGCGGCTGAAGACACTTTGCATGACATGGGGATTTTCTCCATCACTAGTTCTGACTCTCAAGCAATGGGTCGTGTGGGCGAAGTTATCACTAGAACTTGGCAAACTGCTGACAAAAACAAAAAAGAATTTGGCCGCTTGAAAGAAGAAAAAGGCGACAATGACAACTTCAGGATCAAACGCTACTTGTCTAAATACACTATTAACCCAGCGATCGCTCATGGGATTAGCGAGTATGTGGGTTCTGTGGAAGTGGGCAAAGTCGCTGACTTGGTTTTATGGAGTCCAGCATTCTTTGGTGTAAAACCTAACATGATCATCAAAGGTGGGTTCATTGCGTTAAGTCAAATGGGTGATGCGAATGCTTCTATCCCTACCCCACAACCGGTTTATTACAGAGAAATGTTTGCCCACCATGGTAAAGCTAAATACGATGCAAATATCACTTTTGTGTCTCAAGCAGCTTATGACAAAGGCATTAAAGAAGAGTTAGGGCTTGAAAGACAAGTATTACCGGTTAAAAATTGCAGAAATATCACTAAAAAAGATATGCAATTCAATGACACTACCGCTCACATTGAAGTCAATCCTGAAACCTACCATGTGTTCGTGGATGGCAAAGAAGTGACTTCTAAACCGGCTAATAAAGTGACTTTGGCGCAACTCTTTAGCATTTTCTAG
- the ureA gene encoding urease subunit alpha, whose amino-acid sequence MKLTPKELDKLMLHYAGELAKKRKERGIKLNYVEAVALISAHVMEEARAGKKSAAELMQEGRTLLKPDDVMDGVASMIHEVGIEAMFPDGTKLVTVHTPIESKGKLVPGELFLKNEDITINEGKQAISVKVKNVGDRPVQIGSHFHFFEVNRCLDFDREKAFGKRLDIASGTAVRFEPGEEKSVELIDIGGNRRIFGFNALVDRQADNESKKIALHRAKERGFHGAKSDDNYVKTIKE is encoded by the coding sequence ATGAAACTCACCCCAAAAGAGTTAGACAAGTTGATGCTCCATTATGCTGGAGAGTTGGCTAAAAAACGCAAAGAAAGAGGTATTAAGCTCAACTATGTAGAAGCGGTAGCTTTGATTAGTGCTCATGTTATGGAAGAAGCGAGAGCTGGTAAAAAAAGTGCGGCTGAATTGATGCAAGAAGGGCGCACTCTTTTAAAACCCGATGATGTGATGGATGGTGTGGCAAGCATGATCCATGAAGTGGGAATTGAAGCGATGTTTCCTGATGGGACAAAACTCGTAACTGTGCACACCCCTATTGAATCCAAAGGTAAGTTAGTGCCTGGTGAATTGTTCTTAAAAAATGAAGACATCACTATCAACGAAGGCAAACAAGCCATTAGCGTGAAAGTTAAAAATGTGGGCGATAGACCCGTTCAAATCGGCTCTCACTTCCATTTCTTTGAAGTGAATAGATGCTTAGACTTTGACAGAGAAAAAGCTTTCGGTAAGCGATTAGATATTGCGAGTGGGACAGCGGTAAGGTTTGAGCCTGGCGAAGAAAAATCCGTAGAATTGATTGACATTGGCGGCAACAGAAGGATCTTTGGATTTAACGCATTGGTTGATAGGCAAGCAGACAATGAAAGCAAAAAAATTGCTTTACACAGAGCGAAAGAGCGTGGTTTTCACGGCGCTAAAAGCGATGACAACTATGTAAAAACCATTAAGGAGTAA
- the lspA gene encoding signal peptidase II, with product MLKTTQTSLFIFIGVFLLIFGTDQAIKYAILEGFRYESSIIDIVLVFNKGVAFSLLSFLEGSLKYLQILLILGLFIFLMRQIELFKAHTIEFGMVFGAGVSNILDRFVHGGVVDYVYYHYGFDFAIFNFADVMIDVGVGVLLIRQFFFKQKQNKIKA from the coding sequence GTGCTAAAAACCACCCAAACAAGCCTGTTTATTTTTATAGGGGTTTTTCTCCTTATTTTTGGCACAGATCAAGCGATCAAATACGCTATTTTAGAGGGGTTTCGCTATGAGAGTTCTATTATAGATATTGTTTTAGTGTTCAATAAGGGCGTGGCATTTTCGCTGCTTAGTTTTTTAGAGGGGAGTTTAAAATACTTGCAAATCCTTTTAATTTTAGGGCTTTTTATCTTTTTAATGCGCCAAATTGAGCTTTTTAAAGCCCATACGATAGAGTTTGGCATGGTGTTTGGTGCTGGGGTTTCTAATATTTTGGATAGGTTTGTGCATGGGGGCGTTGTGGATTATGTGTATTATCATTATGGATTTGATTTTGCTATTTTTAATTTCGCCGATGTGATGATAGATGTGGGCGTGGGCGTTTTATTAATAAGACAATTCTTTTTTAAGCAAAAACAAAACAAAATTAAGGCATAA